A part of Dreissena polymorpha isolate Duluth1 chromosome 13, UMN_Dpol_1.0, whole genome shotgun sequence genomic DNA contains:
- the LOC127854964 gene encoding uncharacterized protein LOC127854964 isoform X2, whose protein sequence is MAKLKNKIKKKLSSARNVVLKMFVCMCCPTLVTRMEVDANEYNDTDDLVVTRVYRAASFTNAVAADRMCVQGSRSATLAESQTAAGTSRRQKKLHERTWRPATPEPYAMSRERISSWNFDSENFCYSTEPGRKRHRKRGGRLRRRRP, encoded by the exons ATGGcaaaactgaaaaataaaattaagaaaaaacttTCGAGTGCGAGGAACGTGGTCCTCAAGATGTTCGTCTGCATGTGCTGCCCAACTTTAGTCACGAGAATGGAGGTCGACGCAAACGAATATAACGATACCGATGACCTTGTGGTGACTCGCGTTTACAGGGCCGCCAGCTTCACTAACGCCGTCGCTGCCGACAGGATGTGCGTCCAGGGCTCAAGAAGCGCGACTCTTGCTGAGTCGCAAACTGCCGCCGGAACTAGCAGGCGCCAGAAGAAACTGCACGAGAGAACGTGGAGACCGGCCACACCGGAACCGTACGCAATGTCAAGGGAGCGAATCTCGTCATGGAATTTTGACTCCGAGAATTTTTGCTATTCCACAG AGCCCGGAAGAAAGCGACACCGGAAGCGAGGTGGGCGACTGCGGAGACGCCGGCCTTGA